In Mobula hypostoma chromosome 13, sMobHyp1.1, whole genome shotgun sequence, the following are encoded in one genomic region:
- the tomm6 gene encoding mitochondrial import receptor subunit TOM6 homolog, with amino-acid sequence MAPGKKDEAADRGWLATLRAVAAVMADRNDFRRNLIVNIGLFAVGVYIARNLSDIDLMAPQPIQ; translated from the exons ATGGCGCCGGGAAAGAAAGACGAGGCTGCGGACCGGGGATGGTTGGCGACGCTGAGGGCGGTGGCGGCTGTGATGGCCGACAGGAATGACTTCCgcag GAACCTGATTGTAAACATTGGGCTGTTTGCTGTGGGAGTTTATATCGCCCGAAACCTTTCAGACATCGATCTAATGGCTCCTCAGCCCATTCAGTAG